From the genome of Calditerricola satsumensis, one region includes:
- a CDS encoding MIP/aquaporin family protein, translated as MSPHLGEFVGTLLLILLGGGIVAGVCLKQSKAEQAGWLAITVGWGLAVAVAVYAVGEVSGAHLNPAVTLALALTGGFPWEKVPGYVLAQLLGAFCGAVLVWLHYLPHWEKTGDPATKLAVFATGPAIRDWSANLLSEIIGTFVLVFGVLAIGANRLAEGLNPLLVGLLVVSIGLSLGGTTGYAINPARDLGPRLAHALLPIPGKGPSDWSYAWIPVIGPVIGGLLGGWAHAWLFGGKAVALAPGVALGGITAAVALVSVLRRRSARRAKPTGVVATR; from the coding sequence CCGCACCTCGGCGAATTCGTGGGAACCCTGCTCTTGATCTTGCTGGGCGGCGGCATCGTCGCCGGCGTGTGCCTCAAACAGTCCAAGGCCGAGCAAGCCGGATGGCTGGCCATCACCGTGGGATGGGGGCTGGCGGTGGCCGTCGCCGTGTACGCCGTGGGCGAGGTGAGCGGCGCCCACCTCAACCCGGCGGTGACCCTGGCCCTGGCCTTGACGGGCGGTTTTCCATGGGAGAAGGTCCCGGGCTATGTGCTGGCGCAGCTGCTCGGGGCCTTCTGCGGCGCAGTGCTGGTGTGGCTGCACTACCTGCCGCATTGGGAGAAAACCGGCGATCCGGCAACCAAGCTGGCCGTGTTTGCCACCGGCCCGGCCATACGCGACTGGAGCGCCAATTTGCTCAGCGAAATCATCGGGACCTTTGTGTTGGTTTTTGGCGTGCTGGCCATTGGGGCCAACCGATTGGCGGAGGGGCTGAACCCGCTGCTTGTGGGGCTCTTGGTCGTGAGCATTGGCCTGTCCCTCGGGGGCACCACAGGGTATGCCATCAACCCGGCGCGCGACCTGGGTCCCCGCTTGGCCCACGCCCTCCTGCCCATCCCCGGCAAAGGCCCCTCCGACTGGTCGTACGCGTGGATCCCCGTGATCGGGCCCGTGATCGGCGGCCTTTTGGGCGGTTGGGCCCACGCGTGGCTCTTCGGGGGTAAAGCCGTCGCGCTCGCCCCGGGCGTGGCGCTGGGCGGCATCACGGCGGCGGTGGCGCTCGTCAGCGTTCTGCGGAGGCGGTCGGCCCGACGCGCCAAACCGACGGGCGTGGTCGCAACGCGGTAA
- a CDS encoding protease complex subunit PrcB family protein, with protein MLRVTRPSRRGVFAGLLAGGLLVGGLAFAAGENVIHLPVTIPAFHWQVDGQPVKTSDRPGFVHNGTAYVPSAFLYNGTTYVPIRFVSELLGYSITYDPQTKTISIDTKRGGKEAIPYRVIPRHDAPPDIQQWIDRHFRNEGAYVSRTADATYVLISRGEKPTAGYGIAVQAVTCKDGGIVVTVRTIDPQPGDIVAEVITYPHVVVKLDAQSKPIRVVTTDGREIPLQEAER; from the coding sequence ATGCTCCGCGTGACGCGCCCCTCGAGGCGAGGCGTGTTCGCCGGCCTCCTTGCCGGCGGTTTGCTCGTGGGCGGCTTGGCCTTCGCCGCCGGCGAGAACGTCATCCATCTGCCGGTAACCATCCCGGCATTCCATTGGCAGGTAGACGGACAGCCGGTGAAGACGAGCGATCGCCCGGGCTTCGTGCACAACGGCACCGCCTACGTGCCGAGCGCCTTCCTGTACAACGGCACCACCTACGTGCCGATCCGCTTCGTCAGCGAGCTGCTCGGCTACAGCATTACCTATGATCCACAAACAAAGACCATCTCCATCGACACCAAGCGAGGAGGGAAGGAAGCCATTCCCTACCGCGTGATCCCGCGCCACGACGCGCCGCCGGACATCCAGCAGTGGATCGATCGCCATTTCCGGAACGAAGGAGCGTACGTCTCCCGCACGGCGGACGCCACCTACGTCCTCATCTCCCGGGGGGAAAAGCCGACGGCCGGCTACGGCATCGCCGTCCAAGCGGTGACCTGCAAAGACGGGGGCATCGTCGTGACGGTACGGACCATCGATCCCCAACCGGGCGACATCGTCGCCGAAGTGATCACCTACCCGCACGTGGTGGTGAAGCTGGACGCCCAGTCGAAACCGATTCGCGTCGTCACGACCGACGGGCGGGAGATTCCGCTCCAAGAGGCGGAACGCTGA
- a CDS encoding glycerol-3-phosphate responsive antiterminator → MEKWSQPLIPAIRQLKDFERLMDMEYRYLILLEAHLGHVKQLVAYARKRGKELLLHADLIAGLKADEAAAVFLAQQVKPAGIISTRKQVVQAARKHGVLGIQRIFLLDSMALETSFQLLENAQPDFVEVLPGVIPRVIRRIAERTRVPVFAGGLIETVDDVEQALAAGATAVTTSNRELWEAFRHRASAGG, encoded by the coding sequence ATGGAGAAGTGGTCGCAGCCGCTCATTCCCGCCATTCGGCAGCTGAAGGATTTCGAGCGCCTGATGGACATGGAGTACCGCTACCTCATTTTGCTGGAGGCCCATCTCGGCCACGTGAAGCAGCTGGTGGCGTACGCTCGCAAGCGGGGGAAGGAGCTGCTTTTGCATGCCGACCTGATTGCCGGCCTCAAAGCCGACGAGGCGGCGGCGGTGTTTTTGGCCCAGCAGGTGAAGCCGGCCGGCATCATCTCCACGCGCAAACAGGTGGTGCAGGCGGCGAGAAAGCATGGCGTGTTGGGCATCCAGCGCATCTTCCTTCTCGACTCGATGGCCCTGGAAACGAGCTTTCAGCTCTTGGAAAACGCCCAACCGGATTTTGTCGAGGTGTTGCCCGGCGTCATTCCGCGGGTCATCCGCCGCATCGCCGAACGCACGCGCGTGCCCGTTTTTGCCGGCGGGCTGATCGAAACGGTGGACGACGTGGAGCAAGCCCTGGCGGCGGGCGCCACGGCGGTGACGACGTCGAACCGGGAACTGTGGGAGGCGTTTCGCCACCGCGCCTCCGCCGGCGGGTGA
- the glpK gene encoding glycerol kinase GlpK yields the protein MRYLLALDQGTTSSRAILFDENGALVGMAQREFAQLFPQPGWVEHDPLEIWETQIGVAREVLHQTGVDPHQVAAIGITNQRETTVVWECKTGRPIANAIVWQDRRTAPHCDEIKADSDLERHIRARTGLVVDAYFSATKVKWLLDHVDGAREKAQRGELAFGTIDAWLIWNLTGGQVHATDVTNAARTMLFDIHRRAWDERLLNALDIPPSLLPEVKPSSAVLAHTHPDLFGVPIPIAGVAGDQQAALFGQACFEPGMAKNTYGTGCFLLMNTGGKPVPSKAGLLTTIAWEVGGQVTYALEGSVFIAGAAIQWLRDGLRILDAAADSEYFAAKVPDSGGVYVVPAFAGLGAPYWDMYARGAIFGLTRGTRKEHLIRATLEALAYQTKDVLDAMEQDAGVPLAALRVDGGAAANNLLMQFQADILGVPVERPAIVETTAFGAAALAGVAVGLWDQETLAARWQAETRFVPAMAEAERKKRYAGWKKAVERAMRWASEEDEDART from the coding sequence ATGCGGTACCTGCTGGCCCTCGACCAAGGCACCACCAGCTCGCGGGCCATCCTGTTCGACGAGAACGGCGCCCTTGTGGGCATGGCCCAACGCGAGTTTGCCCAGCTCTTCCCCCAGCCGGGATGGGTCGAGCACGACCCGCTGGAAATCTGGGAGACGCAGATCGGCGTGGCCCGGGAGGTGCTGCACCAAACCGGCGTCGATCCGCACCAGGTGGCGGCCATCGGCATCACGAACCAGCGGGAGACGACGGTGGTGTGGGAGTGCAAGACCGGCCGGCCCATCGCCAACGCCATCGTGTGGCAGGACCGGCGGACGGCGCCCCATTGCGATGAAATCAAAGCCGATTCGGACCTGGAGCGGCACATCCGCGCGCGGACGGGGCTCGTGGTGGACGCCTACTTTTCGGCCACCAAGGTGAAGTGGCTGCTCGACCACGTGGACGGGGCGCGCGAAAAGGCCCAGCGCGGCGAACTGGCCTTTGGCACCATCGACGCGTGGCTCATCTGGAACCTCACCGGCGGCCAGGTGCACGCCACCGACGTGACCAATGCCGCGCGGACGATGCTCTTTGACATCCACCGCCGCGCCTGGGACGAGCGGCTGCTCAACGCCCTCGACATTCCGCCGTCCCTGCTGCCCGAGGTGAAGCCGTCGAGCGCCGTGCTGGCCCACACCCATCCCGACCTGTTCGGCGTCCCCATTCCCATCGCCGGCGTGGCCGGCGACCAGCAAGCCGCCCTCTTCGGCCAGGCCTGCTTTGAGCCGGGGATGGCCAAGAACACCTACGGCACGGGCTGCTTCCTGCTCATGAACACCGGCGGAAAGCCCGTCCCCTCCAAGGCCGGGCTCCTCACCACCATCGCCTGGGAAGTGGGCGGCCAGGTGACCTACGCCCTCGAGGGCAGCGTCTTCATCGCCGGGGCGGCCATCCAGTGGCTGCGCGACGGGCTGCGCATCCTCGATGCGGCGGCCGATTCGGAATACTTTGCCGCCAAGGTGCCCGACTCCGGCGGGGTGTACGTGGTGCCGGCCTTTGCCGGGCTGGGCGCGCCGTACTGGGACATGTACGCCCGCGGGGCCATTTTCGGGCTGACGCGCGGCACGCGCAAGGAGCACCTCATCCGCGCCACGCTGGAGGCGCTGGCGTACCAGACGAAAGACGTCCTCGACGCCATGGAGCAGGACGCCGGGGTTCCCCTTGCCGCGCTGCGCGTCGACGGCGGGGCGGCGGCCAACAACCTGCTCATGCAGTTCCAGGCCGACATTCTGGGCGTGCCGGTCGAGCGGCCGGCCATTGTGGAGACGACGGCCTTCGGCGCCGCGGCGCTGGCCGGGGTGGCCGTAGGGCTGTGGGATCAGGAAACCTTGGCCGCGCGGTGGCAGGCCGAAACGCGCTTTGTCCCGGCCATGGCCGAAGCGGAACGGAAAAAGCGCTACGCCGGGTGGAAGAAGGCCGTGGAGCGGGCGATGCGTTGGGCGAGCGAAGAGGACGAGGACGCCCGCACCTGA
- the tkt gene encoding transketolase translates to MIASRSIEQLAVTTLRTLSIDAIEKAKSGHPGMPMGAAPMAYVLWTKFLRHNPANPKWFDRDRFVLSAGHGSMLLYGLLHLCGYDLPLEELQNFRQWGSRTPGHPEYGHTPGVEATTGPLGQGIAMAVGMAMAERHLAARFNRDGHAIINHYTYVICGDGDLMEGVAAEAASLAGHLKLGKLIVLYDSNDISLDGETALAFTEDVRRRFEAYGWQVLRVDDGNDLEAIARAIEAARAETARPSLIEVKTVIGYGSPNKGGTAAAHGAPLGPDEVKRVKEFYGWPQEPAFYIPDEVRQHFAQVKERGQALEAEWNARLAAYEAAYPELAAELKRVMAGELPDGWDADLPSYEPGAQLATRAASGQALNALAKRVPELIGGSADLASSNQTTLKGYPVFSADDYAGRNIWFGVREFAMAAALNGMALHGGLRVYGGTFLVFSDYLRPALRLSALMKQPVVYVFTHDSIAVGEDGPTHQPVEHIPSLRLIPDLTVIRPADANETVAAWRYALADAEGPVALVLSRQNLPVLPGTAERAADGVRRGAYVLADAENGTPDAILIATGAEVSLALEAKRRLAAEGIAVRVVSMPSWELFEAQPEDYRRAVLPPEVTARVAVEAAHPMGWERYVGDRGTVIGIDRFGASAPGSRVMKEYGFTADNVVAAVKRVLGR, encoded by the coding sequence ATGATCGCATCCCGTTCGATCGAACAGCTGGCCGTCACCACCCTTCGCACCTTGTCCATCGACGCCATCGAGAAGGCCAAGTCGGGCCATCCGGGCATGCCGATGGGCGCGGCCCCCATGGCCTACGTGCTGTGGACGAAATTTTTGCGCCACAACCCGGCCAACCCGAAGTGGTTCGACCGCGACCGCTTTGTGCTTTCCGCCGGTCACGGGTCGATGCTGCTCTACGGTTTGCTCCATTTGTGCGGGTATGATCTGCCGCTTGAGGAGTTGCAAAATTTCCGCCAGTGGGGCAGCCGCACGCCGGGGCACCCGGAGTACGGCCACACGCCCGGCGTGGAGGCGACCACCGGCCCCCTTGGGCAAGGCATCGCCATGGCGGTGGGCATGGCCATGGCCGAACGCCACCTGGCTGCCCGCTTCAACCGCGATGGGCACGCCATCATTAACCACTATACCTACGTGATCTGCGGCGACGGCGACCTGATGGAAGGGGTGGCGGCGGAAGCGGCCTCGTTGGCCGGCCACCTTAAGCTGGGCAAGCTGATCGTCCTGTACGACTCCAACGACATCTCCCTCGACGGCGAAACGGCGCTGGCCTTCACCGAGGACGTGCGCCGGCGCTTCGAGGCCTACGGCTGGCAGGTGCTGCGCGTCGACGACGGCAACGACCTGGAGGCCATCGCCCGGGCCATCGAGGCGGCGCGGGCCGAAACGGCGCGGCCGAGCCTGATCGAGGTGAAGACCGTCATCGGTTACGGCAGCCCGAACAAGGGCGGTACGGCGGCGGCCCACGGTGCCCCCCTCGGCCCCGACGAGGTGAAGCGGGTCAAGGAGTTCTATGGCTGGCCGCAGGAGCCCGCCTTCTACATCCCCGACGAGGTGCGGCAGCATTTCGCCCAGGTCAAGGAACGGGGCCAGGCCCTCGAGGCGGAGTGGAACGCGCGCCTGGCCGCGTACGAGGCGGCGTACCCCGAGCTGGCCGCCGAGCTGAAGCGGGTGATGGCCGGCGAGCTGCCCGACGGCTGGGACGCGGACTTGCCGTCCTATGAGCCCGGCGCCCAACTGGCCACGCGGGCGGCGTCGGGACAAGCGCTCAACGCCCTGGCGAAGCGCGTGCCCGAGCTCATCGGGGGGTCGGCCGACCTGGCCAGCTCCAACCAGACGACGCTGAAGGGCTACCCGGTCTTTTCCGCCGACGACTACGCCGGCCGCAACATCTGGTTCGGCGTGCGCGAGTTCGCCATGGCCGCCGCGCTGAACGGCATGGCCTTGCACGGCGGGCTGCGGGTGTACGGCGGCACCTTCCTCGTCTTCTCCGACTACCTGCGCCCGGCCCTTCGCCTGTCGGCCCTGATGAAGCAGCCGGTGGTGTACGTCTTCACCCACGACAGCATCGCCGTGGGGGAAGACGGGCCGACGCACCAGCCTGTTGAGCACATCCCGTCGCTGCGCCTCATTCCCGACCTTACCGTGATCCGCCCGGCTGACGCCAACGAGACGGTGGCCGCGTGGCGCTACGCCCTCGCCGATGCCGAGGGTCCCGTGGCCCTCGTGCTGTCGCGCCAGAACCTCCCCGTTCTGCCGGGAACGGCGGAGCGTGCCGCCGACGGCGTGCGGCGCGGCGCCTACGTGCTGGCCGACGCCGAGAACGGGACGCCCGACGCGATCCTCATCGCCACGGGGGCCGAGGTTAGCCTGGCTCTGGAGGCCAAGCGGCGCCTTGCCGCGGAGGGCATTGCCGTTCGCGTCGTCAGCATGCCCAGCTGGGAGCTGTTTGAGGCCCAGCCTGAGGACTACCGCCGTGCGGTGCTGCCGCCGGAGGTGACGGCGCGCGTGGCCGTGGAAGCGGCCCACCCGATGGGCTGGGAGCGCTACGTTGGCGACCGCGGCACGGTGATCGGCATCGACCGCTTTGGCGCCTCGGCGCCGGGTTCGCGCGTGATGAAGGAGTATGGCTTCACCGCCGACAATGTGGTGGCGGCGGTCAAGCGCGTTCTCGGCCGCTAA
- a CDS encoding glycerol-3-phosphate dehydrogenase/oxidase produces the protein MGVRFAATQRTTMLQEMAEKPLDVLVIGGGITGAGIAWDAVLRGLRVGLVEKQDFAAGTSSRSTKLIHGGLRYLKQGEIGLVREVGRERAIVYRNAPHVVHPEPMLLPVVKGGSLGRFSASFGVWLYDRLAGVKRAERRRVLSREEALAAEPLLPAERLKGAILYTEYRTDDARLTLEVLKAAAARGALAVNYAEAVDFLYEGGRVAGAVVCDRLSGETYAIRAKHVVNAAGPWVDRLREKDGSLTGKRLHLTKGVHLVVPHERFPVRQAVYFDVFDGRMVFAIPRDGKTYIGTTDTDYHGSLEHPEVTPEDRDYLLRAVNDMFPTVHLRPEDVESCWAGLRPLLHEEGKAPSELSRRDEIFVSPTGLITIAGGKLTGFRKMAERVVDLVCRRLGEEEGRRVGPCITDRVPLSGGDVGGPEGLSDAVRNGTREGVSRGLSPEEAEQLARRYGSNTPAVLAGIQRAREASARHNLPLGLALEVLYGVEAEMAVTPADVLIRRTGMLLFDRPRCEKVAEGVVRWMGELFGWSPQEADRYHQELEAELAHARRAGRTNRVSNG, from the coding sequence ATGGGCGTTCGCTTTGCGGCGACACAGCGGACGACGATGTTGCAGGAAATGGCGGAAAAGCCCCTCGACGTGCTCGTCATCGGCGGCGGCATCACCGGGGCCGGCATCGCCTGGGACGCCGTGCTGCGCGGGCTGCGGGTGGGGCTGGTGGAGAAGCAGGATTTCGCCGCGGGAACGTCGAGCCGGTCGACGAAGCTGATCCACGGCGGGCTGCGCTACCTCAAGCAGGGGGAAATTGGGCTCGTGCGCGAGGTGGGGCGGGAGCGGGCCATCGTGTACCGCAACGCGCCACATGTGGTGCACCCGGAACCCATGCTCCTGCCGGTGGTGAAGGGCGGCTCGTTGGGCCGCTTCAGCGCCTCCTTCGGCGTGTGGCTGTACGACCGGCTGGCGGGCGTGAAGAGGGCCGAGCGGCGGCGCGTGCTGTCGCGCGAGGAGGCCCTGGCCGCCGAGCCGCTGCTTCCCGCCGAGCGGCTGAAAGGGGCCATCCTGTATACCGAGTACCGCACCGACGACGCCCGCCTGACCCTCGAGGTGCTCAAGGCGGCCGCGGCCAGGGGAGCGCTGGCCGTCAACTACGCCGAAGCGGTGGACTTCCTCTACGAAGGGGGGCGCGTGGCCGGGGCCGTCGTTTGCGACCGGCTAAGCGGGGAAACCTACGCGATCCGGGCCAAGCACGTCGTCAACGCCGCCGGGCCGTGGGTCGACCGGCTGCGCGAGAAGGACGGCTCGCTGACGGGCAAGCGGCTGCACCTGACGAAGGGCGTCCACCTGGTGGTGCCCCATGAACGCTTCCCCGTGCGCCAGGCCGTCTACTTCGACGTGTTCGACGGGCGGATGGTGTTCGCCATCCCCCGCGACGGCAAGACGTACATCGGGACGACGGACACCGACTACCACGGGTCCCTGGAACACCCCGAGGTGACGCCGGAAGACCGCGATTACTTGCTGCGAGCGGTGAACGACATGTTTCCGACCGTCCACCTGCGCCCGGAGGATGTGGAGTCGTGCTGGGCCGGCCTCAGGCCGCTCCTGCACGAGGAGGGGAAGGCGCCGTCGGAGCTGTCCCGCCGCGACGAGATCTTCGTCTCGCCGACAGGGCTCATCACCATCGCCGGGGGGAAGCTGACCGGCTTCCGCAAGATGGCCGAGCGCGTCGTCGACCTCGTGTGCCGGCGGCTTGGCGAAGAGGAAGGGCGCCGCGTTGGCCCCTGCATCACCGACCGCGTGCCGCTGTCCGGCGGCGATGTGGGCGGGCCCGAGGGGCTTTCCGATGCCGTCCGCAACGGAACGCGCGAAGGCGTATCGCGCGGACTCTCCCCGGAAGAGGCCGAACAGCTGGCGCGGCGGTACGGGTCCAACACCCCGGCGGTGCTGGCCGGCATCCAACGGGCTCGCGAGGCATCTGCGCGCCACAATCTGCCCCTGGGTCTGGCCCTGGAGGTGCTGTACGGGGTGGAGGCGGAGATGGCCGTCACGCCGGCCGACGTGCTTATCCGCCGCACGGGGATGCTCCTCTTTGACCGGCCGCGCTGCGAGAAGGTGGCCGAGGGCGTCGTCCGGTGGATGGGCGAGCTGTTCGGCTGGTCGCCCCAGGAAGCCGACCGGTATCACCAGGAATTGGAAGCAGAACTGGCGCACGCGCGGCGGGCAGGAAGGACGAACCGGGTGTCGAACGGGTAA